A portion of the Ricinus communis isolate WT05 ecotype wild-type chromosome 10, ASM1957865v1, whole genome shotgun sequence genome contains these proteins:
- the LOC8264784 gene encoding ankyrin repeat-containing protein At5g02620: protein MDGPARQTSFRRSKMTKQLTGKRDDSPFHAAARAGNLETVLEIVSETDEAELKELLSKQNQSGETALYVAAEYGHVELVKEMIKYYDIGLAGIKARNGYDAFHIAAKQGDLKTLTVLMEANPELAMTFDSSNTTALHSAASQGHVEVVNFLLEKGSSNLVTIAKSNSKTALHSAARNGHLEILRALLIKEPGIATRIDRKGQTALHMAVKGQNVELVDELIMSETCLINMVDSKGNTPLHIAARKGRTQIVKKLLEHKGLDKIAINRSGETAFDTAEKTGQSEVASVLEEHGVQSARSMKPGTTTTARELKQTVSDIKHEVHDQIQTTRQTRKRVQGIAKRLNKMHTEGLNNAINSTTVVAVLIATVAFAAIYQVPGQFADNPEHLALGQSAGEANAASKPEFMIFIIFDSIALFISLAVVVVQTSIVVIERKAKKQLMAVINKLMWLACVLISIAFLALAYVVVGDQEKWLALWVTGIGTVIMAATIGTMCYWVIMQKIESSQLRRSSISRSLSGSMSVMAETEILENEHKKLYAI from the exons ATGGATGGTCCGGCCAGGCAAACAAGCTTCCGGCGGAGTAAGATGACGAAGCAGTTGACAGGGAAAAGGGATGATTCTCCGTTCCATGCGGCGGCAAGGGCAGGAAATCTGGAAACGGTTTTGGAGATTGTGTCTGAAACTGATGAAGCAGAATTGAAGGAGTTGTTGTCTAAGCAGAATCAATCAGGAGAAACTGCACTCTATGTTGCTGCTGAGTATGGGCATGTTGAATTAGTGAAGGAGATGATAAAGTATTATGATATTGGTTTGGCTGGTATTAAAGCAAGAAATGGGTATGATGCTTTTCATATTGCTGCAAAGCAAGGCGACTTGA AAACATTGACAGTTCTGATGGAGGCTAATCCTGAACTTGCAATGACTTTTGATTCATCGAACACCACCGCGCTGCATTCTGCAGCTTCACAAGGCCATGTTGAAGTGGTGAATTTCCTCTTGGAGAAAGGTAGCAGCAACTTGGTCACCATAGCAAAAAGCAACTCTAAAACTGCCTTGCATTCAGCCGCAAGAAATGGGCATTTGGAGATTCTGAGAGCCCTTCTGATTAAGGAACCTGGAATTGCTACAAGGATTGATAGGAAGGGCCAAACAGCTCTCCATATGGCTGTTAAAGGACAGAATGTTGAGCTGGTGGATGAGCTCATTATGTCTGAGACTTGTTTGATAAACATGGTTGATTCTAAGGGCAACACTCCACTGCATATTGCGGCCCGTAAGGGTAGGACTCAG ATTGTAAAGAAGTTACTTGAACACAAAGGACTTGACAAAATAGCTATTAACAGATCTGGAGAAACAGCCTTCGACACTGCTGAGAAAACTGGACAATCTGAAGTTGCTTCCGTGTTAGAAGAGCACGGCGTACAGTCTGCCAGATCTATGAAGCCAGGCACAACAACAACAGCCCGTGAGCTAAAGCAAACTGTTAGTGACATAAAACATGAGGTTCACGACCAGATTCAAACCACACGACAAACGCGAAAACGTGTTCAAGGTATAGCCAAACGGTTGAACAAAATGCACACAGAAGGTCTCAATAATGCAATCAACTCAACCACTGTTGTTGCTGTACTGATTGCTACGGTTGCATTTGCTGCCATATACCAAGTCCCCGGTCAATTTGCCGATAACCCAGAGCATCTTGCTCTGGGACAATCTGCTGGAGAAGCAAATGCTGCTTCAAAACCTGAGTTTATGATTTTCATcatatttgattcaattgctCTCTTCATATCGCTGGCTGTTGTGGTTGTCCAAACTTCAATTGTAGTTATAGAGAGAAAGGCAAAAAAGCAACTCATGGCAGTGATTAACAAGCTAATGTGGCTAGCCTGTGTACTGATTTCGATTGCGTTCCTTGCACTAGCATATGTTGTTGTGGGAGATCAGGAAAAGTGGTTGGCTCTTTGGGTAACTGGTATAGGGACTGTAATCATGGCAGCTACTATTGGAACAATGTGTTACTGGGTAATCATGCAGAAAATTGAGTCTTCCCAATTGCGGAGGTCATCAATAAGTAGATCGCTATCAGGGTCAATGTCAGTTATGGCAGAAACAGAAATTTTGGAGAATGAGCATAAGAAACTCTATGCAATTTGa
- the LOC8264750 gene encoding probable membrane-associated kinase regulator 4: MRMAIMHQSSCCIHADDDYIDMELTSSPNFFCYSISSPPQSREFEFQMCSIANDKETTNSPADELFYKGKLLPLHLPPRLQMVQKLLQNPISTSPFDCQSEVSFGENYSIPFIMSPASFRPSSTTTTITPLESCNISPSESGRVSSELNPEEYFHELSTELNSLVGYNQQTRKSWTKKLKQSLLGQKLKASSIFLKSLFNKSGCANDSYAKATTNVEPEAVSKEKDCLNKYMKVAKRNPLGEIDNERYKLPNTLKKSIEQEMAAAAAGDSLIRTQRRSFSGVIQRHSKTIKSLSSTSSSGSSSSSSSFSFSSSNGGFYDLQLLKRSISANSEIENSIEGAIAYCKNSQQQLFCSRKTSATDVGNCSLSASGFVAAGDQELPKLCSI; this comes from the coding sequence ATGAGAATGGCTATTATGCACCAATCTTCTTGCTGTATCCATGCAGATGATGATTACATTGACATGGAACTTACCTCTTCTCCAAACTTCTTTTGTTATTCCATCAGCTCTCCACCACAAAGCAGAGAGTTCGAGTTTCAGATGTGTTCAATTGCTAATGATAAGGAGACAACGAATTCTCCGGCTGATGAACTCTTCTACAAGGGCAAACTTCTCCCTCTTCACCTCCCTCCTCGCTTGCAAATGGTTCAGAAACTCCTTCAGAACCCCATCAGCACTAGCCCCTTTGACTGCCAAAGTGAAGTATCTTTCGGAGAAAACTATTCCATTCCCTTTATTATGAGTCCTGCCTCCTTTAGACCTTCTTCTACTACCACCACTATTACCCCTTTAGAGTCTTGCAATATTTCACCTTCAGAATCTGGCAGGGTTAGTAGTGAACTTAACCCAGAGGAGTATTTTCACGAATTATCAACTGAACTTAATAGCTTGGTCGGATATAATCAACAAACAAGAAAATCCTGGACCAAGAAGTTGAAGCAATCTTTATTGGGTCAAAAACTCAAAGCTTCAAGTATTTTTCTCAAGTCATTGTTCAATAAGTCTGGCTGTGCAAATGATTCATATGCTAAAGCAACAACTAATGTGGAACCAGAAGCAGTCTCAAAAGAGAAGGATTGTCTAAATAAGTATATGAAGGTAGCAAAGAGAAACCCTTTGGGTGAAATTGACAACGAGAGATACAAGTTACCGAATACTCTCAAGAAAAGCATTGAGCAAGAGATGGCTGCTGCTGCAGCTGGTGATAGTTTAATTCGTACCCAGAGGAGATCCTTTTCTGGGGTAATTCAAAGGCATTCGAAAACTATTAAGTCTCTGTCATCTACATCTTCATCTGGTtcctcttcttcatcttcatctttttcatttaGTTCATCAAATGGAGGGTTTTATGATTTACAATTGCTTAAGAGAAGTATCAGTGCGAATTCAGAAATAGAGAATTCAATTGAAGGAGCAATTGCCTACTGTAAAAACTCTCAGCAGCAGCTGTTTTGCTCCAGAAAGACTAGTGCTACTGATGTTGGGAATTGTTCATTGTCTGCTTCAGGATTTGTAGCTGCTGGAGATCAAGAATTGCCTAAACTCTGCAGTATTTGA